A genomic window from Periweissella cryptocerci includes:
- a CDS encoding DUF3991 and TOPRIM domain-containing protein: MKDDKLSIEVSSIRELKELTNSFKMRNKGSQIHYYDEHGLASSQPVGTKFILSINGEKMNVRTLTPSDSTKLNYQANESTKIANRNAEFEAFLDDKGIEHSLFSIGRWVLIDQVNHHGLRFDESVGYYSSMSHDGEFGGVKNFIRDYYKVSDEKAIKEYKEWLSDFKPESQVDVPFKKSNVFSLSKLDLVLGKKDVIDTYLVEERKISQKLVDDLYGANLISVDTKNNIDFLWYDHDGSQIVGADKQGTVKNYKKFPEHGNFKGIASGSAKGYGFKFRHNGGDEVLVITESPIDLISYYQVNDDMFNEKSSVTMLSTSGVLKLLNRTERSGKVEFNGVLPTFLRDSGKLPQKIIIGFDNDDEGLSAVDSFLQNAEVLLQNTDVEVHLPIEGKDWNEELQSGASGRVVYTANGFELARRGGAYVPTVVSFNDDKDISRKNSSIGRGKTR, encoded by the coding sequence ATGAAAGACGATAAATTATCGATTGAAGTAAGTTCAATTAGAGAACTTAAAGAGCTGACAAACAGTTTTAAAATGAGAAATAAAGGTAGTCAAATTCATTATTACGATGAACATGGACTTGCGAGCAGTCAGCCAGTTGGTACTAAATTTATTTTATCCATTAATGGTGAAAAAATGAATGTACGAACGTTGACACCTAGTGATTCAACAAAATTAAACTATCAAGCAAATGAGAGTACGAAAATAGCTAATCGAAATGCTGAATTTGAAGCTTTTTTAGATGATAAAGGCATTGAACATAGCCTTTTTTCAATTGGTCGATGGGTTTTGATTGATCAAGTTAATCATCATGGATTACGGTTTGATGAATCTGTTGGTTATTATTCTTCGATGAGTCATGATGGTGAGTTTGGAGGAGTTAAAAATTTCATCCGAGATTACTATAAGGTTTCTGATGAAAAAGCAATTAAAGAGTATAAGGAATGGCTTTCGGATTTTAAACCAGAAAGTCAGGTTGATGTACCATTTAAAAAAAGTAATGTTTTTTCATTATCAAAACTTGATTTAGTTCTTGGCAAAAAGGATGTTATTGATACTTACTTGGTTGAAGAACGTAAGATTAGTCAAAAGTTAGTTGATGATTTATATGGTGCTAATTTAATTAGTGTTGATACAAAGAACAATATAGATTTTTTGTGGTATGACCATGATGGTAGTCAAATTGTTGGTGCTGATAAACAAGGTACTGTGAAGAATTATAAGAAGTTTCCCGAACATGGTAATTTTAAAGGAATTGCCAGTGGTTCTGCTAAAGGTTATGGATTTAAGTTTCGACATAATGGGGGCGATGAAGTTTTAGTAATAACCGAATCACCGATTGATTTAATTAGTTATTATCAAGTGAATGATGATATGTTTAACGAAAAATCTTCAGTTACAATGTTGTCTACTAGTGGTGTATTAAAACTGTTGAATCGTACTGAACGCAGTGGGAAAGTTGAATTTAACGGTGTCTTACCTACTTTTCTTCGTGATAGCGGTAAATTGCCACAAAAGATAATTATCGGTTTTGATAACGATGATGAGGGTTTAAGTGCAGTTGATTCTTTTCTACAGAATGCGGAAGTTTTGTTACAGAATACGGATGTTGAAGTTCATTTACCTATTGAAGGTAAGGATTGGAATGAAGAATTACAATCAGGTGCTAGCGGGCGTGTTGTATATACTGCTAATGGATTCGAGTTAGCACGTCGTGGCGGTGCCTATGTTCCTACGGTTGTTAGTTTTAATGATGATAAAGATATTTCAAGGAAAAACAGTAGTATTGGTCGGGGAAAAACTAGATAA
- a CDS encoding DUF669 domain-containing protein codes for MAYNSYRKRSFNVSKNQAREYASELEEISTYFRNTTVDISSHLDSVYFMFNQETGLDRRTKAKNFDGWSVRLSNHSYDNQYHSLNRANHVINIKSSKLDFIEKYKNVNNTLTTIFETLQQNGIDLCDVNFINYANNVSVKLSNRKTLKTLVNLETIEREKKVEKMAEEKVNARDYTFAPVSANTVGEMIITDIKQRPSKAKGNREFLATQYTFRNDIEQKYAHGAGMNFSDRTWAANDGSLKAGYDHLNDIADAAGLLGDKKITNLEEAKEVLLNQPLKIKVALRKDYTDHENIEHFSNAVWAKNVSPTDKPVVEHDFEQRAKVRAEKKAQASQVETETKSKEQVVEVHKNKGGISR; via the coding sequence ATGGCGTATAACTCGTATCGTAAAAGGTCATTTAATGTTAGTAAGAACCAAGCTAGAGAATATGCTTCAGAGCTGGAAGAAATATCAACATATTTTAGAAATACAACGGTTGATATTTCGTCGCATTTGGATTCTGTTTATTTTATGTTTAATCAAGAGACTGGTTTAGATCGACGTACTAAAGCAAAGAATTTTGATGGCTGGAGCGTCCGCCTATCGAATCATAGTTATGATAATCAGTATCACTCTTTGAACCGTGCTAATCATGTAATCAATATTAAGTCATCTAAGCTTGATTTCATTGAAAAATACAAAAATGTAAACAATACTTTGACAACAATTTTTGAAACATTGCAACAAAATGGAATTGATTTATGTGACGTTAATTTCATTAATTATGCTAATAATGTTTCGGTTAAATTGTCTAATAGAAAAACGCTTAAAACACTTGTTAATTTAGAAACCATAGAAAGAGAAAAAAAGGTGGAAAAAATGGCTGAAGAAAAGGTAAATGCCCGTGATTATACTTTCGCACCAGTAAGTGCAAACACGGTTGGTGAAATGATTATTACGGATATTAAGCAGCGTCCGTCCAAGGCAAAAGGTAATCGGGAATTTCTTGCAACTCAATATACGTTCCGCAATGATATTGAACAGAAATATGCTCATGGGGCTGGTATGAATTTTTCTGACCGTACATGGGCAGCCAACGACGGTAGTTTGAAGGCGGGATATGATCACTTGAATGATATTGCCGACGCGGCTGGTTTGCTAGGCGACAAGAAAATCACTAATCTTGAAGAAGCTAAGGAAGTTCTTTTGAATCAACCGCTCAAAATTAAAGTGGCGTTACGAAAGGATTATACTGACCATGAAAATATAGAACATTTTTCAAATGCGGTATGGGCAAAAAATGTTTCACCAACTGATAAACCGGTTGTCGAACATGATTTTGAGCAACGCGCTAAGGTTCGTGCTGAAAAAAAAGCTCAAGCTTCTCAAGTAGAGACAGAAACTAAATCGAAAGAACAAGTTGTTGAAGTTCATAAAAACAAGGGCGGTATTTCTCGTTAA
- a CDS encoding LPD1 domain-containing protein, translating into MEKTVDNTTDTGFIASDDYYSIFKKNLGFGTKNEPSNFTVNENNPYPNQLEKAVLWMTKNQEYTTQELSEAVNELVVNASIEQKLVKLDVGVVDVVRTLSSGRTVNNKMLTINGVETNTSVKDILGDIDGFDISDFAFYCESDEAKPKKFVRRDGSERVDNVFGSVQIVSLKNDIKDNDSGEYMLRQFFPTIESGDKPWISSWNVHNANRLVAINNLYKVTKKRFEEKGGAIDVAGLERNLASPFDTEIHKIEVARNELADGTRPLSDYFVLQQGSFVNNRLSLDDFYENGGFSSDTSIVSAALACSKLYVSGGKGKPILIDEDVIQKIKKVRDESINGLDEISEMTPEKEQGSIAFLFKDRLKRHSYGKSTKFDTLYYNAKGWRAGVSVPRYGVVYALDSFKAQYDEFLNYKLMNDYEKELDSDYAKPFMTKKNINKSTQAAMENSSFYQNGFKYVEFDNDVDLGSIGTIEAEWANYFYSFPEVPFEQPDIRFRKLGNYRSAGIFFPGANSIAIDGNSIYSLTHEYAHYLDYHFKPGKNLSMDDDFMKIVDTYRNRIDELDHDSYVYKHKGYFSTPTEVFARAFELYKKSQENDDKNMFLAPQKTYDNETDYQLLNNGLKELAFAYFDKVGLNIGKESIEKEMANNGVEQLEASKITQTNEGTKKVQQPTLPDSSLQLFSLTWITSPLKTSTQNDEFLFSESYSNHTNQTLPLTKSIADFDKPNNKLQLKLGLKLASYKLPKEYLDEREQENTELENNKNNKRPYLTNLLFQNSEVTMFIPGSTKRDFYAKKDGRDVFQFAAPQNNAPDSYFDFSKALVVPNDVDFELTNGNVLPIEQFKYLQDNRSRFVLQFMNSMNDIHQAYIHHEDENVQNHSKYQRVSLFQQANLLGWDVERRKIDEGLDLSESLSAVNQVLSPDTNLVWQLGGEKPMNVAPDNDLDNSGIEETEHEVSEGLYSALRNIGTEQVLNVAGVGSVKYLAVFGHDDAVISVTSGFDDGRARSFNGRIVFDNKSSKYRLETDSRQADDFVLVSNYLGLKEIVESSDFLSAYVNSWNEYRRNANARNGLVADDGILDSSAIRLEQVDIPGEKLANFQDISFHDKFSSIDSVVEYELLKNREGTETKSIIDLLSEQSSMGDSELGTLIKSMVDDYYDYPTGDVFIHVSENGMQVTSSSALLSSEHVSWNHVGAVANKLLTDKGLVYQPEQVIQNGYAADSSDDNVDARKDVLESGHNAYLASETFKDEFQKVVESGNASTFKMATQENEVTISPNFKFNGDVTYNVSIGDSNIRINVNQDFAVNYQVFLDHNWQEHDEFLTFGISHYLTTNEFKASFVNSWNSWRKAENISGGRDENDGLYPEYVDSYPIKKVTDGWLREKFSTDTKLKLAMLVHNNPSLSDSEIGQSLANECNKEKIHLAGSKEDAIYGISSEESYDVVIGVDGLHFAATTAEVPNSFLSWDEIGGQLKNLIINNEYFVDYLGKNETSEFKKLLVGSIDGTLDTVSEDLNKRLQNENLRSLSVPIKYDNGISLTSDLLFKNTIFWDEKKSCDFVVHQDVDGKDIVIMSGNYDSLGVNTASQIKGLLEAAYYTFNPTSDSKVEEVEQIEDTHDNSTNEISDDLPVSNLNTENFIASKIDNDDSKSLFLHGYLQNRKGVISILDRVIVTDNLGQEKIYNADDNRFSADELAMMDKKYVRWATVYNYDGIEKLEYNVAHREYELQQKWHKGDLNPKFYEENNLNVFSPVTEVASNVVKQNESVITPNDTKPSENEKEMAISVDDGISNDVSANNVTQYWYELMQRPVGLGAQPKGFIAKNDDKNDKYGAVAYSNKLDLNEIANYDLKYIGSGSDYDSAVANSNISDLNDKVLNILSFLNEEQWDLCFDALDVIHDDPNRVDKVTAGFMEIAKEQGEPISTLLSDYLELNELPLDEKVVNSLQKYEQTGNYHFVDLANEYSYGGLVKYSDNLIGLDKCDKVMKKKVQAVLEEFIATEVKPGITVGSIIKKNNLQIDVTPQQDDYKLQTLEHFMNAVKKSKVDVTSEELKNLKNWYLSGNKNVDGLGNVFSDIPSLGNAKQKLEGKRR; encoded by the coding sequence ATGGAAAAAACGGTTGATAACACTACGGATACAGGATTTATTGCTAGTGACGATTATTATTCTATTTTTAAAAAGAATTTGGGATTTGGTACAAAGAATGAACCAAGTAACTTCACGGTGAACGAAAATAATCCATATCCAAATCAGCTTGAAAAAGCGGTGCTATGGATGACAAAGAATCAAGAGTATACCACACAAGAATTAAGTGAGGCTGTGAATGAATTAGTTGTGAATGCTTCTATTGAGCAGAAACTTGTTAAATTAGATGTTGGTGTTGTTGACGTTGTACGTACTTTGTCTAGTGGACGAACTGTTAATAATAAAATGCTAACCATTAATGGTGTTGAGACAAATACTTCGGTTAAAGATATTTTGGGTGATATTGATGGTTTTGATATATCTGATTTTGCGTTTTATTGTGAATCTGATGAAGCAAAGCCTAAGAAATTTGTAAGGCGTGATGGTTCTGAACGTGTTGATAATGTATTTGGAAGTGTTCAAATTGTTTCTTTAAAAAATGATATTAAAGATAATGATTCTGGGGAGTACATGTTACGCCAGTTTTTTCCAACTATAGAGTCTGGTGACAAACCTTGGATAAGCTCTTGGAACGTTCACAACGCAAATCGTTTAGTTGCTATTAATAATCTGTATAAAGTTACTAAGAAAAGGTTTGAGGAAAAGGGCGGTGCTATTGATGTTGCTGGACTAGAACGTAATTTGGCTTCACCGTTTGATACTGAAATTCATAAAATTGAAGTTGCTAGAAATGAATTGGCTGACGGAACTCGTCCTTTGAGTGATTATTTTGTATTGCAGCAAGGTTCTTTTGTTAATAACCGTCTTTCTCTTGATGATTTTTATGAAAATGGTGGCTTTTCATCTGATACATCAATTGTTTCGGCTGCTTTAGCATGTTCCAAGTTATATGTTAGTGGTGGAAAAGGTAAACCAATTTTAATTGATGAAGATGTTATTCAAAAAATAAAAAAAGTCCGAGATGAAAGTATTAATGGTTTGGACGAAATTAGTGAAATGACTCCTGAAAAAGAACAAGGTAGTATTGCTTTTTTGTTTAAGGATAGGCTAAAACGGCATTCTTATGGGAAGTCCACGAAATTTGACACATTATATTATAACGCCAAGGGCTGGCGTGCTGGTGTGAGTGTTCCTCGCTATGGCGTTGTATATGCTCTTGACTCTTTTAAAGCACAGTATGATGAGTTTTTAAATTACAAGTTAATGAATGATTATGAAAAAGAGCTGGATTCTGATTATGCTAAGCCGTTTATGACTAAGAAAAACATCAATAAGTCAACTCAAGCAGCGATGGAAAATTCATCATTTTATCAAAATGGGTTTAAATATGTCGAGTTTGATAATGATGTTGATTTAGGTAGTATAGGTACCATTGAAGCGGAATGGGCTAATTATTTTTATAGTTTTCCTGAAGTACCGTTTGAGCAACCAGATATTAGATTCCGAAAGCTAGGTAATTATCGGTCAGCAGGTATTTTCTTTCCCGGTGCTAATTCAATTGCTATTGATGGTAATAGTATTTATTCACTTACGCATGAATATGCTCACTATTTGGACTATCATTTCAAGCCAGGTAAAAATTTGTCTATGGACGATGATTTTATGAAAATTGTTGATACGTATAGAAATAGGATTGATGAGCTTGATCATGATAGTTATGTGTATAAACATAAAGGGTATTTCTCAACGCCTACTGAAGTTTTTGCTAGAGCTTTTGAGCTATATAAGAAAAGCCAAGAAAACGATGATAAAAATATGTTTTTGGCTCCTCAAAAAACTTATGACAATGAAACTGATTATCAATTGTTGAACAATGGGTTGAAAGAACTTGCCTTTGCGTACTTTGATAAAGTTGGTTTGAATATCGGTAAGGAATCTATTGAAAAAGAAATGGCGAATAATGGTGTTGAGCAGTTAGAGGCAAGCAAGATTACTCAGACAAACGAGGGCACAAAAAAAGTCCAACAACCTACGTTGCCAGACTCTTCTTTACAGCTTTTTAGTTTAACGTGGATAACTTCGCCCCTTAAAACCTCCACACAGAATGATGAGTTTTTGTTTAGTGAGAGCTACTCAAATCATACAAATCAAACTCTCCCTTTAACTAAAAGTATAGCAGATTTTGACAAACCTAACAATAAGCTCCAATTGAAACTGGGATTGAAATTAGCGAGTTATAAGTTACCAAAAGAATATTTAGATGAGCGCGAACAAGAAAATACAGAACTAGAAAATAATAAGAATAACAAACGTCCATACTTAACGAATTTATTGTTTCAAAACAGTGAAGTGACAATGTTCATTCCAGGCTCTACCAAAAGAGATTTTTATGCAAAAAAAGATGGTCGTGATGTTTTCCAATTTGCAGCTCCTCAAAACAACGCTCCTGACTCTTATTTTGATTTTTCAAAAGCTTTGGTTGTTCCCAATGATGTTGATTTTGAACTGACTAACGGAAATGTATTACCGATAGAACAATTTAAATATTTACAGGATAATAGAAGTCGTTTTGTATTACAGTTTATGAATTCCATGAACGATATTCATCAAGCGTATATTCATCATGAAGATGAAAATGTACAGAATCATAGCAAATATCAGCGTGTTTCACTTTTCCAACAAGCTAACTTATTGGGGTGGGACGTTGAGAGACGCAAAATAGATGAAGGACTGGATTTAAGTGAATCATTAAGTGCAGTTAATCAAGTTTTAAGTCCAGATACTAATTTGGTTTGGCAATTGGGAGGTGAAAAACCAATGAATGTGGCACCTGATAATGATTTAGATAATTCTGGTATAGAAGAAACTGAGCATGAAGTTAGCGAAGGTCTTTATAGTGCGTTACGCAACATTGGTACTGAGCAAGTTTTAAATGTTGCCGGAGTAGGTTCCGTAAAATATTTAGCCGTTTTTGGTCATGATGACGCTGTTATTTCTGTTACTAGTGGCTTTGACGATGGTCGTGCACGGTCTTTTAATGGACGCATAGTTTTTGATAATAAATCGTCAAAATACCGATTAGAAACGGATTCAAGGCAAGCCGATGATTTTGTTTTAGTAAGCAATTATCTTGGACTTAAAGAAATTGTTGAAAGTTCAGATTTCCTTAGCGCATATGTTAATTCTTGGAATGAGTATCGCCGTAACGCGAACGCTAGGAATGGTCTTGTTGCCGACGATGGCATTTTGGATAGTTCCGCTATTCGGCTTGAACAGGTCGATATACCCGGTGAGAAGTTAGCAAATTTTCAAGATATATCTTTTCATGACAAGTTTAGTTCAATTGATTCGGTTGTTGAGTACGAGTTATTGAAAAACAGAGAAGGAACTGAAACAAAAAGCATTATTGATCTGTTGTCTGAACAATCTAGCATGGGTGATAGTGAATTAGGTACTTTAATTAAGTCGATGGTGGATGATTATTATGATTATCCCACAGGTGATGTTTTTATCCATGTTTCTGAGAATGGTATGCAAGTTACTTCGTCATCTGCGTTACTTTCTTCTGAACATGTTTCCTGGAACCATGTAGGAGCGGTTGCTAACAAATTATTGACCGATAAAGGGCTAGTTTATCAGCCTGAACAAGTGATTCAAAATGGTTATGCAGCGGATTCCAGTGATGATAATGTAGACGCAAGAAAAGACGTTTTGGAGTCTGGTCATAATGCCTATCTCGCCAGTGAGACGTTTAAAGATGAGTTCCAAAAAGTGGTTGAGAGTGGTAATGCTTCAACATTTAAGATGGCAACTCAAGAAAATGAAGTAACAATATCACCAAATTTTAAATTTAATGGTGATGTTACCTATAATGTTTCAATTGGTGATAGTAATATTCGGATAAATGTAAATCAAGATTTTGCAGTGAATTATCAGGTTTTTTTAGACCATAATTGGCAGGAGCATGATGAATTTTTAACATTTGGAATTTCACATTATTTGACTACTAATGAGTTTAAGGCAAGTTTTGTTAATAGTTGGAATTCTTGGAGAAAAGCTGAAAATATCAGCGGAGGACGTGATGAAAATGATGGATTATATCCAGAATATGTAGATTCATATCCGATTAAAAAAGTTACTGATGGTTGGCTTAGAGAGAAGTTTAGCACTGATACGAAACTAAAATTAGCAATGCTTGTTCATAATAATCCTAGTTTAAGCGATTCAGAAATTGGACAAAGTTTAGCAAATGAGTGTAATAAAGAAAAAATTCATTTAGCTGGATCAAAAGAAGATGCAATTTATGGTATTTCTAGTGAGGAAAGTTATGATGTTGTAATCGGTGTTGACGGACTACATTTTGCAGCTACAACTGCTGAAGTACCTAACTCTTTTCTTTCTTGGGATGAGATTGGTGGGCAATTGAAAAATTTAATCATTAATAATGAATATTTTGTCGATTATCTTGGAAAAAATGAAACTTCGGAATTTAAAAAATTATTAGTTGGAAGTATAGATGGAACGCTTGATACAGTATCAGAAGATTTAAATAAGCGATTGCAGAATGAAAATTTACGGTCATTGAGTGTTCCAATTAAATATGACAATGGGATTAGTTTAACTTCAGATTTATTGTTTAAGAATACAATTTTCTGGGATGAAAAGAAAAGCTGTGATTTTGTGGTTCATCAAGATGTTGATGGTAAAGATATTGTTATTATGAGTGGAAATTATGATTCGCTAGGTGTTAATACTGCGAGTCAAATAAAGGGGTTGTTAGAAGCTGCGTATTATACTTTTAATCCTACTTCTGATTCTAAAGTTGAGGAAGTGGAGCAGATTGAAGATACTCATGATAACTCAACAAATGAAATTAGTGATGATTTACCAGTTTCAAATTTAAATACCGAAAACTTTATTGCCTCTAAAATTGACAATGATGATTCTAAATCATTGTTTTTACATGGTTATTTGCAAAACCGTAAAGGGGTCATTAGCATTCTTGATCGAGTAATTGTTACTGATAATTTGGGGCAAGAGAAGATATACAATGCAGATGATAATCGTTTTAGTGCAGATGAGTTGGCTATGATGGATAAAAAATATGTGCGTTGGGCTACTGTATATAATTATGATGGTATTGAGAAACTTGAGTATAATGTTGCACATCGTGAATATGAGTTGCAACAAAAATGGCATAAAGGTGACTTAAATCCTAAATTTTATGAAGAAAACAATTTAAATGTGTTTTCACCCGTTACAGAAGTGGCTTCTAACGTTGTTAAACAAAATGAGAGTGTAATTACCCCAAATGATACTAAACCTTCAGAAAATGAAAAAGAGATGGCTATTTCAGTTGATGATGGGATTAGCAATGATGTTTCGGCAAACAATGTAACTCAGTATTGGTATGAATTAATGCAGCGTCCAGTTGGATTAGGTGCGCAACCCAAAGGATTTATTGCTAAAAATGATGATAAGAACGATAAGTACGGAGCTGTTGCGTACTCAAATAAACTTGATTTAAACGAAATTGCTAATTATGACTTGAAATATATTGGAAGTGGAAGTGATTATGATTCTGCTGTGGCAAATTCAAATATTAGTGATTTAAATGATAAAGTGCTAAATATACTGTCATTTTTGAATGAGGAACAATGGGATTTATGTTTTGACGCACTTGATGTGATTCATGATGACCCTAATCGTGTTGATAAAGTTACTGCTGGGTTTATGGAAATTGCTAAAGAACAAGGTGAGCCCATTAGTACTTTGTTGAGTGATTATTTGGAATTAAATGAATTACCGCTAGATGAAAAGGTGGTTAATTCACTTCAAAAATATGAACAAACTGGAAACTATCATTTTGTTGATTTAGCCAATGAGTATAGTTATGGTGGGTTAGTTAAGTACTCCGATAATTTAATCGGTTTAGATAAATGTGATAAGGTAATGAAGAAAAAAGTGCAAGCTGTTCTTGAAGAATTTATTGCTACTGAAGTTAAACCTGGTATTACGGTTGGCAGTATTATTAAAAAGAATAACTTGCAAATTGATGTTACTCCTCAACAAGATGATTATAAATTGCAAACATTAGAGCACTTCATGAATGCCGTAAAAAAGTCTAAAGTTGATGTTACTAGTGAAGAATTGAAAAATTTAAAAAATTGGTACTTGAGTGGAAATAAAAATGTTGATGGTTTAGGTAATGTGTTTAGTGATATTCCAAGTTTGGGTAATGCTAAGCAAAAGCTTGAAGGTAAAAGACGCTAA
- a CDS encoding tyrosine-type recombinase/integrase, with protein sequence MILYRKYLEDYSVMWEFLEIDCDDSLGKLTYQRNWRKGYATRAQAVEASRKIVDRNVPVTSAVYFSDLVRLWFEDYAKKVKGSTVLRAKSMFECHFLLSRMLGDFKVSEISESEIKRVIEVLISEVTKYKRCIYYLSQVFKFALEKEICNENPVAAIYVPGEVTTNKVVSPHCENFWEMEDLNKFMKIIQPKDLWKLDRRFVYFRLLAYTGMRNGELIALSWNDIDPIRHEIFIHKSASRDQDGKQIISDTTKTPSGTRIISIDSETSSILAAYRTLVCPKSFDEFIIPNSVGNMLSLTRPDTWLRRIIRRYKLKPISIHGFRHTFATLAFDAGIRVEEIQEQLGHSDSKTTVQTYIHITNRARKRRINRFHEYLRLGK encoded by the coding sequence ATGATTTTGTATCGTAAATATTTAGAAGATTATTCGGTAATGTGGGAATTTCTGGAAATTGATTGTGATGACAGTTTAGGTAAATTAACGTATCAACGTAATTGGCGCAAAGGGTACGCTACTAGAGCACAAGCCGTTGAGGCAAGTCGCAAAATTGTTGATCGTAATGTTCCTGTTACGTCAGCAGTTTATTTCTCAGATTTAGTACGTTTATGGTTTGAGGATTATGCAAAAAAGGTAAAAGGAAGTACTGTATTGAGGGCTAAGTCGATGTTTGAATGTCACTTTCTATTATCTCGAATGCTTGGAGATTTTAAAGTATCTGAAATTTCAGAAAGTGAAATAAAGCGAGTCATTGAAGTGCTAATCAGTGAAGTGACCAAATACAAGCGTTGTATTTATTATTTATCTCAAGTTTTTAAATTTGCCCTCGAAAAAGAAATTTGCAATGAGAATCCAGTTGCAGCTATTTATGTTCCTGGTGAAGTTACAACTAATAAAGTGGTATCTCCACACTGTGAGAATTTTTGGGAGATGGAAGATTTGAATAAATTCATGAAGATTATTCAGCCAAAAGATTTGTGGAAACTTGATAGAAGATTTGTGTATTTTAGATTATTAGCTTACACAGGTATGCGGAATGGCGAACTGATTGCATTATCCTGGAATGACATTGATCCGATTCGTCACGAAATATTCATCCATAAGAGTGCATCACGCGACCAAGACGGAAAACAAATAATTAGTGATACTACGAAAACTCCATCTGGAACAAGAATTATTAGTATTGATTCAGAGACAAGTTCTATTCTGGCAGCGTACCGTACACTTGTATGCCCAAAGTCATTTGATGAATTTATTATTCCTAATTCTGTTGGCAATATGTTGAGTTTGACGCGTCCAGATACCTGGTTGCGGCGAATTATCCGACGTTATAAGTTGAAACCAATATCAATTCACGGATTCAGACACACGTTTGCAACGTTAGCGTTTGACGCTGGAATACGTGTTGAAGAAATACAAGAACAGCTTGGTCATTCGGATTCAAAAACTACGGTACAAACATATATTCATATAACAAACCGAGCTAGAAAAAGACGTATAAATAGATTTCATGAATATTTACGCTTGGGAAAATAG